Part of the Oncorhynchus nerka isolate Pitt River linkage group LG14, Oner_Uvic_2.0, whole genome shotgun sequence genome is shown below.
TGTTCCATCTACACAAAAAGTAGTAAAGGAGGAAATTGAAGGAATGCTGAATAAACTGTGCAAGATGTGGAATCAAGAAAAGCAGCATTGATAGAATGGTGAAGAAGTAGAGGGGGGACGAGTGTAGTTGGAAAAAAAACACTTATCAATCTACCTCAAGCTGTCGCAGCTCTTCTTCCTCCTAGATAGGATGAGATtgagtgtcagtggtgtggatgGTCTGGTCAGAGGTGACACCAGAAGCATGAGCGATAGGAAAAGGCTTAAACATTTTATCTACAGGGATAGTTCAGGCTGACAGAAAGGAAGCAGCTACCGGACTAGGGaagaaatgaggaggaggaaggctaagagaggggagaaagagaggttcaGAGGGAGTGAACATGGACTACTGATGAGGGAACGAACGGCAGATAGATCACAAGACAAGCTCTTCCGTCCTACAACACAAAGCCTTCTGATCTCTGCCAGACAAACCCACACAGCTCGTGACTAATGGAACAACCACAGAAATTCACAGCCGCAGACGCCCAGTTACCTCCGACCCCAAATCCTCTTATCCCTGGAAAACCAAACCAAGAGATGGGGGAAAAGGGCAAAGGTGAGAGAGGTACAAGGAGTTGCTGGCAGAGGAGACCCTCTTTCAGATAGCTTTTCATGCATGATTCAACATGGAGCCCTAAAATATTTTGTTAAACTTAATTATCTTTATTGGATTTATTTAGACTTACAATATTtttactgtgtctggtgttaaCTACTTATACAATATATATTTCAATGTAGACACAGTAGCAGCTAAAGGAGCAAGCCATTTTTCAAAATCAAATTATCAAACTATCTTATCAAATGACAGATACAGcgccttcggaaagcattcagctcacttgactttttccacattttgttaggttacagccttattctaaaatggattaaatgtttttttcccctcacaataccccataatgacaaagcaaaaacaggttcctgctaatttataaaaaacaaagcactgaaatatcacatttacataagtattcaaaccctttactcagtactttgttgaagtacctttggcagcgattacagccttgagtcttcttgggtatgacactacaagcttggcacacctgtatttggagagtttctcccattcttctctgcagatcctctcaagctctgtcaggttggatggggagcgttgctgtacagctattttcaggtctctccagagatgtttcgatcaggttcaagtccgggctctgactgggctactcaaggacattcagactttTCCTGAAGTCACTCTtgcattgtcttagctgtgtgcttagggttgctgtgctgttggaaggcgaacctttgccccagtctgaggtccggagCACTCTGTAGCaaattttcatcaaggatctctctgtgctcctTTCATCTTTGTCTCGATCCTGAGTAGTCTTtcagtccttgccgctgaaaaacatcccccacagcatgatgctgccaccaccatgcttcaccgtagcaatagtgccaggtttcctccagatgtgacgcttgccattcaggccaaagagtttaatcttggtttcatcagaccagagaatctagtttctcatggcctgagagtctttaggtgcctgattggtggagtgctgctgagatggttgtccttctggaaggttctcccatctccacagaggaactccagagctctgtcagagttaccattgggttcttggtcacctccctgaccaaggcccttctcccccgattgctcagttggccggtaggccagctctaggaagagtcttggtggttccaaacttcttccacttaagaatgatggaggccactgtgttcttggggaccttcaatactgcagacgtTTTttgcacccttccccagatctgtgccacgacacaatcctgtctcggtgctgtatggacaattccttcaacctcatggcttggtttttgctctgacatgcagtgtcaactgtgCGACCATATattagacaggtatgtgcctttccaaatcatgtccaatcaattgaatttaccacaggtggactccaagttgtagaaacatctcaaggatgatcaatggaaacaggatgcatgtgagctcaatttcgagtctcatagcaaagggtgtgaatacttatgtaaataagatatttaagtttttgtatttttaatacattcgcaaacatttctaaaaacctgttttcaatttgccattatggggtattgtgtgtagattttagatgtgtttttaatgtaatccactttaaaataaggctgtaatgtaacaaaatgtgaaaaaagtcaaggggtctaaatactttctgaaggcactgtatgaatgTTGATGACTAGGGTATCTAATGATTATATCTCTAAGGTGGCATGCCATAGAAGAGATCAGTAGTGTTCTAAAACTGTGTCAAGGATTAAGATGAAATGCATCCAAACATACAGAAATCCCTCCATAGGAGACCTGAGGAAAATGAGAAGGGGGCAAAAAACGACAAAAGTGGTTCTGAGTTGCAAGTCATGGTATTACTAAGGAAGAGGGGTTTCAAGCATTCAATACTGCACAAGAAAAGCTACAACAAAGAAGAATATGTGAGGTTAGTAGTCTGGACAATCAGACACAGACCACAATCACAAGGATGCAAACAAACCACACATTACAACTGAACACCCAAGGCCCTTAGCACAGAAATTGAGAAAACATTATATAATGAATTCGATTTAAGGACTGAACActacagctatagaacacaattCAAAGTAGATCTACctcggcctcccgagtggcgcagtggtcaaaGGCAATGATCAGTTCTAGAGaatgtcactacagatccggatTCGATCCCGGGTTGTGTTGCATCcgaccgcgaccgggagacccatgaggcggcacataataggggagggtttggccggctgggatgaccttgtcccattgcgctctagcgactccttgtggcggccaGGTGCATGCACACTGGCTTCGGTCGCCAGCTGTATGGtgattcctccgacacattggtgcggctggcttccgggttgaatGAGCagcgtgtcaagaagcagtgcagcttggcggggtcttgtttcggaggatgcatgcctattgaccttcgcctctccagagtctgctagggagttgcagcgatgggacaagactgtaactaccaatttaaTATCACGaagttggggagaaaaaggggtaaaaaaaaacaacattcaAAAATAAGTAGATCTACCTCAGAAACCGGCTGATCATCTTCTCCCTAAAACAACGAATAGCAATGATTAGCTTCGGATCAACTCACTAGCtttcaccaggttactgtaactaAGAAATAGAGATTTTAACAAATTGACTATTACTACATTCCAATAACATCACAAGTGCTTTGATATCTATTGACACATTGCACATAAGTCTGATGGATATATTCAGTTGAACAGAAGTTTATAACTTTATATCTCATCAATAAAGAGTTAATAGTGGTTCACTCTGTAATGAACAACAGTGCCCTGGGTAACACGAACACGTCTCGGTTTACTCtgcgtttgtttgtttgtaccaCAGCATTTTGTATTCAACACCAGCATTAGCTAGCTTCTGTGCACTTCTGAgcccaacagaacacaacagtggAATGAGACATTAAAACAATGTGATATTTGACCTTTGCTGATCAGTCAGGCTTTTGCCTTCCTTTAACCTTTACCATTCTCAATACAGCTTTCAAGTCATAATAAAAGCATTTATTAATGAATTAAGCTACTGGTGAGTTGTGAaactttgcaaatgtatatagcATGTTATTAAGCATGTATGATGTAATCATATTTTGATACAATGGCTAGCAGACATAGCTGTGCCTGGGCATTGGAAGAGAAACTTCATAGTACTGATAATCAGTGACTATGGCCAGGAAAACATAGACCTAAGATCTGTATGTCCCTTTTAGACGTACATGTATATGCTTTGTTTAGAATAGTTGGATGACTAAAATATCTACAAGTTAATCATTTACTTCATTCCAGAATATTAGAGAGCTCAATAAAGGCACAATGTAGTATGGAACCGTGTGTCAGGTCTATGAGATCCAGGCTAAGATCGTTTCTTAGCGGGGCAGATGGCACAATGCAGCGAGCAGTGGCTGTTGTTATTAATGACAATGCCCTTCATATCAAGAATTACTCCGGTGGACACAGTGTCGCCTGTTACCTTAGCCTCTTCATCCTCTGCTTCCTCCTGTTTAGAAGAAGAGAGACAAACAGTGAGACTGGGACATGACTCCCAAATTTCTATTTGATTTCAATACTTTTCAGAAATGTAAAAGCAATTTACCTGGGCTTCTTCCTCCTTCACGGGGGCCTTCTGGCAGAAAAAGGAGAAAGTAGAAAATATTGTGTGTCAGGATTATTAGAATGATAGCATGACCTCAAGGAGGCATATAGGAAATAGAGAACCTCTCCTCAAACATGAATGAGACACTTCTACATTGGAGGTCATGCAACTTGAACAGATCACGCACATTGAACAACATGGTGGGATTTCCAGAGGacccccaccaacacacacacctagacatGGATGGACAGCGGAACGACACATACACACCTCGACATGGATGGACAGCGGAACGACACATACACACCTCGACATGGATGGACAGCGGAACGACACATACACACCTCGACATGGATGGACAGCGGAACGACACATACACACCTCGACATGGATGGACAGCGGAACGACACATACACACCTAGACATGGATGGACAGCGGAACGACACATACACACCTAGACATGGATGGACAGCGGAACGACACATACACACCTAGACATGGATGGACAGCGGAACGACACATACACACCTAGACATGGATGGACAGCGGAACGACACATACACACCTAGACATGGATGGACAGCGGAACGACACATACACACCTAGACATGGATGGACAGCGGAACGACACATACACACCTAGACATGGATGGACAGTGGAACGACACATGCACACCTAGACATGGATGGACAGCGGAACGACACATACACACCTAGACATGGATGGACAGCGGAACGACACATGCACACCTAGACATGGACGGACAGCGGAACGACACATACACACCTAGACATAGTTTTAGAACAAAGGACATAGTACATATCAAAGAAAATCAAGACCAACGATTATGTAGTCATTGAGACGACATTACAGTTAACTGCTACAGAACAGAGAAGTGGTTGAACATCCAACAGATCTAAGGAACAAACAGAACAGTCAACAGTCAATAGAAACAGTTATAGAACAGTCAATTGAAACAGTTATGGGACAGTCAATATAACAGAATACAGGTGGGTTAGTATGGTCCAGAGTTGAGGAGGAGATGAGAACAACAGCAGCTCGAGGGAAACAAAACCCTGAGGTCGAGAAAAAGACAAcgttaaagagatggagagaggagacatcACGGGAGGACACAGCATGGGATTCTGGGAGACAATTACAGTGTTCTCTAAGGATTCCTCTGTGTCTTCGACTGCCTCCTTCTCCTCTGCCACCTTCTCTTCTGCTGCttcctctcctgtttctcctcccacctctgCTTCCACCTCCTCTGTGTGTTCATCTCCATTGCACTCCTCCATCGGAACCTCTCTTTTCTAGAGTGAAAACAACAATGTGCCAtcaagggggaaaaaactatgtGTTAGAATAATAATGACACAGCAGCTGTCATGGGCACACATCAAACACCAGGAGGGGGGCAGCCCTACTGCTGGAGTCACATGTTCAAAGACATCACAGAGTAAGGCCTCAGCATCAGCAGCTCCTCTGAGTAAAGGAAAATGCATGAATAAATTAAGGGCAATTACATATGGTTGCAAGGTGATGAATAGCAGCATAGTGGTGCTGCGGAGATAAAATAGAGGTTTTCAATGAAATATGCTGTAGCGAAAAAGACTGCATATTATCACACTGCCGGGATCCAGCCAACAGGACAGGAGTCCAGTCAACAGTATCAATAAAAAAACCTGTCATTCCAACATTGCAACTTAAATGGAAAATAAACCAGCCTGGTACTCTGGAGAGCAGCGAAAACAGAGGGCGTCTGAACTCTTTTCCCAGAAATACCCATGAAGCTGGTCCAGTTAAATTAACTCAATTTGCACCCTTCTCGAAACAGCATCCTCTAAAAGCCTGTGGGATTTGTTATAAGACGATCACAGGTTCAGCTGGGCAATCATTTCTCTGCTGTCCCTTGCCACCTTTTTGGAAAAAATATACAAATCATTTCTCTGTGATGCTCATGCACCAGGTCAATCTCTACGGTTTGGCAGCATCCCAAAGTGAGTTGAGAAGTTTAAGATTTTTCTTAATATATCTACGTATAAATGTTCAGATAATTTTTTACAACAGCATCAGCATGTTCTTCTATAAGAATAGTCCTATTATACAAATAATGAATTAGAAAAAGAATGAACTGATTCCCAATCATCTGTTTTCTAATATCATAGAATTATTATAAATACTTTATATGCTTTGCAAAAACTACAGATGCAATATAAACACAATGAAACACTATAAAAACTGAGAAATGAACACATGTTAATTAATGAGAGACAGGTACACTGTTTTTAAACCAACTCTAAATTACCACTCATCCATGCAATGAGTGAATTAGCAACATTACTGATTacttggggcagcaggtagcctagttagtggttagagcgttgggccagttaccaaaagtttgctagatcgaatcccagagatgacaaggtaaaaaaatctgtcgttctgcccctgaacaaggcagttaacccactgttcctaggccgtcattgtaaataagaatttgttcttaactggcttgcctagttaaataaaaaataaaacttgGTAATCATCCATGGAAAATTAAACCAACAAGATTTAACTGGGTAACTGGAAAATTAATCCAACAGGAGTTAACTGGAGAAATGGTTAAGGTTATGCTGGATGGGACGAAACCAGGGGAGAAATGGTTAAGGTTATGCTGGATGGGAGGAAACCAGGGGAGAAATGGTTAAGGTTATGCTGGATGGGAGGAAACCAGGGGAGAAATGGTTAATGTTATGCTGGATGGGAGGAAACCAGGGGGGAAATGGTTAAGGTTATGCTGGATGGGAGGAAACCAGGGGGGAAATGGTTAAGGTTATGCTGGATGGGAGGAAACCAAGGGAGAAATGGTTAAGGTTATGCTGGATGGGAGGAAACCAGGGGAGAAATGGTTAAGGTTATGCTGGATGGGAGGAAACCAGGGGAGAAATGGTTAAGGTTATGCTGGATGGGAGGAAACCAGGGGAGAAATGGTTAAGGTTATGCTGGATGGGAGGAAACCAGGGGAGAAATGGTTAAGGTTATGCTGGATGGGAGGAAACCAAGGGAGAAATGGTAAAGGTGAGACAGGGACATTACTAGTGTGTCATCATCAATGTTCTCCTCCTCAGCTTCAAGGTTCTCTTCATCCTCAGCATCATCAGTTCCATTTACAATGGTTCCATTCTCAACAGGCCCATTTTCAAGGAGATATGCCTCTTTCGCTTCCTGCACCAAGGAAAATTGGCAGGTTGTTTAACAAATTTGCAACATGTTCAACTACGTTAGCCTGCATGTCACATCGTATCCCTCTCACACAATTAGCCTCACTAACTCCTATTTGCCCTCCAAAGAAATATGTTATGTGGCGTGCACTCAGGCACGTCTCAACCTGAGCGAAAACAAATTAGGAGGACAATACATGCCTGAGCATTTCAGCTAAACAAACATTAAAACAGCCTGTCTCTGACAGCAACAATATTGGGGCGAGTTTATTTGCATTATAAAATCCCTGGAGTGGAAAACACATTTTGTGGTTGAATTCTATAGCTAAAAAGCTATATAAACACAATTTATATTTTAGAAAATTAAGTGAAAGTTGAATTCCAACCTTGGAACCTGGAGGAGGTGGCAGACCCAGGAAGGCATATACCGCATTGTCTTCTTTGGCGTCAAAGAATGTCTCGTAGTCCTATGGTAAAAGGCAAATTAGACATTTCTGTTTAGTCTCCAATCGTTCTCTCAGCATTTGAATGGACACTTCTCCCCACCTTTACCTGAACCATTCAGCAGGGAGTAGGCTTATTGGTCACCACACCTTCTATATTATCTTGTTCTGCTCACCCCACAGTAGCTCTCTTCGTTGAAGATCTGAGGGGGTAGAGGGATCCCGTTGGTGGGCTTTTTCTCCACAGGGACATTTTCCCTCATCCACATGCGGTTGTCCTCATTGCAGGCAATGTCCAATGGAGCGTAGTCCACTTTCAGGGCCTCCAGGAACCCAAGCACATCCTGTTGCTTCTTTTTGATCTGGACCATCACAcaggtgtacagacagacaacaaacacagtaTAGATAGGCTTCTTCTTCATGAGATCATGTTTGGCATTTTTTTTCTATCACTAGGTTGGGGAGAGCAGAGTAGAAGGCTAATACATTAATGAAAGCTTTTAACTTTTTGTTTTATAGTTTGACAAAGAATCTATTCACATATCATACACTATATGCAGTTGAcgacggaagtttacatacacttaggttggagtcattaaaactcgtttttcaaccactccacaaatgtattgttagcgaactatagtttcggcaagtcggttaggacatctacttcgcgCATGAcacgtcatttttccaacaattgtttacagacagattatttcactgtatcacaattccagtgggtcagaagtttacatacactaagttgactgtgcctttaaacagcttggaaaattccagaaaattatgtcatggctttagaagcttctgattgactcaaattatgtcaattagtctattggaggtgtacctgtggatgtatttcatggcctaccttcaaactcatgcctctttgcttgacatcatgggaaaatcaaaagaactcagccaagacctcagaaaaaaaattgtagaccataagtctggttcatccttgggagcaatttccaaatgcctgaaaataccacattcatctgcacaaaccatagtacgcaagtataaacaccatgggaccatgcaaccgccataccgctcaggaaggaggtgcgttctgtcttctagagatgaacgtactttggtgcgaaaagtgcaaatcaataccagaacaacagcaaaggacttggaggaggaaacaggtacaaaagtatctatatccacagtaaaatgagtcctatattgacataacctgaaaggccactcagcaaggaagaagccactgctccacaaccaccataaaaagccagactacggtttgcaactgcacatgaggacaaacattgtactttttggagaaatgtcctctggtctgatgaaacaaaaatggaactgtttggccataatgaccatcgttatgtttggaggaaaaagggggaagcttgcaagctgaagaacaccatcccaactgtgaagcacgggggtggcaacatgttgtgggggtgctttgcggcaggagggactggtgcacttcacaaaatagatggcattatgagggaggaaaatgatgtggatatattgaagcaacatctcaagacatcagtcaaggaagttaaagcttggtcgcaaatgggtcttccaaatggacaatgaccccaagcatactttcaaagttgtggcaaaatggcttaaggacaacaaagtcaaggtattggagtggccatcacaaagccctgacctcaatgctATAGACATTTTGGGGGCAGAACAGAAAAAGtgggtgcgagcaaggaggcctacaaacctgactcagttacaccagctctgtcaggaggaatggactggaattgacccaacttattgtgggaagcttgtggaaggctacccgaaacatttgacctaagttaaacaatttaaaggcaatgctaccaaatactaattgagtgtatgtaaacttctgacccactgagaatgtgatgaaataaaagctgaaataaatcatactctctactattattctgatatttcacattcttaaaataaagaggtgaccctaactgacctaagacagggaatttttacttggattaaatgtaaggaattgttcaaaactgagtttaaatgaacTTGGCTATGCTGTATGTaaatgtccgacttcaactgtatacaaatgtatgtgtacacccccttcaaattagtgaatttggccattttagccacacctgttgttgacaggtgtataaaatcgagcacacagccatgcaatctccatagataaacattagcagtagaatgtccttactgaagagctcagtgacctcCAATGtgtcaccgtcataggatgccacctttccaacaagttagtttgtcaaatttctgccgtgATAGAGCTGCCCAGGTTTACTGTAAGTGCTgtcattgtgaagtggaaacatctaggagcaacaagggCTCTgcagcgaagtggtaggccacaaaagcTCACAAAAAtggcctgtcctcggttgcaacactcactaccgagttccaaactgtctctgcaagcagcgtcagcacaataactgtttagTCGGGAActtcattaaatgggtttccgtggctgagcagctgcacacaagcctaagatcatcatgtgcaatgtcaagcatcggctggagtggtgtaaagctcgccgccattggacttggGAACACATTCTAtggagtgatgaattacgcttcaccatctgacagtcctagggatgaatctgggtttggcagaagccaggagaacgctacctgccccaatgcatagtgccaactgtaacgtttgatggaggaggaataatggtctggggctgtgtttcatggttcgggctaggctccttagttccagtgaagggaaatcgtaaCGCTACACCATACAATGACATctggatgattctgtgcttccaattttgtggtaacagtttgaggaaggcccattcctgttttagcatgacaataccctcgtgcacaaagcaaggtccatacagaaaaggTTTGTCGAAATCCGTgcagaagaacttgactggcctgcacagacccctcactaatgctcttgtggctgaatggaagcaagtcccagttgcaatgttccaacatctagtggaaagccttcccagaaaagtgaaggctgttatagaaacaaaggggggaccaactttatgttaatgcccatgattttggaatgagatgttcgacaagcaggtgtccacacacttttggtcatgtagtgtacatttgCTTTGATATTGTAGATTAGGTTTGAGGTAATCCAAATATATTCCAGAAGGTTCTGCAAGTGAGTGCATGGTGATTCATCTTCAACAGATTGCTGTTGCAGGTTAGGAATATGATCTCAGCGACGGTAGAGATATATATGGAACTCGGGTAGTCCTAGTGCTCCTCAAATGAGAAGTTAGACGCAAATAACGGTACTAAAAGTTGACAAACCGCTAAATTGCCTAGGCCTATAATAACTTCAAGCGATTTGAATCTGTTTGCCAGTCACATAAACGCATGAATTAAGAGCTGAACAATAGTCGTGGTAAACCGGTCACAAAGTTAATAGCATTTAAAAACAAAGACTCGGGTAAGTGCTTACCGCTGTCGATCCTGATGAAGAAGCTAGAAATACTTTTATAACCATTTTGTTACAATGTGTTCTGTAGAATGAGGTACTAACGTAGGTTAGTAAAAATAAAAGCTGCCTCCCCTAATAGTAGAGCACACCCAAGCCACACACACCACTGAGGCTATTTTTGTCCCCAAACTCTCCATCACAGCAGGATTGGTGGGCCAGGTTTTAGGGGTGCAGCGCTGACCGAGTGATTGGCAACTTCAGCTGTCTGTCGGCATGGGGACCACCATGTTAGTTCGCAGCTACATGCATAGTGCATATATGGACAGAAATAGCCACTGCCCAATAGAGCAACTAGTGAAACAAAACCAAGAGTTAAAGCGGCAGGTGAAATGTATGCTGTTGGACCATGATTATCTATAAGCCTAACATTCATTTTTGTAGATCTACATTGTGCATGTTTATTTTAGGCTAATGTATCGTTTTTTTTATTGTAGTATATCCTGAAATTTGATCAAAACAACAATTGTACTATGTACTAACTTGTACTAAGTCTAATATAATTGGTTTAGTTGAAAACAGTTTGAGTTTATTTACAAATTAGGATGGTGTGTTTTTTAATTCTCCCAAAAGCTGTCAGTTCAAATAAATGTCATATGAGCTGTGATTTAACCATATAATTAGAACGTATTCAAAAGAGGTTCAGTAGACCGACAACTACATTTCCCATTGTCCTATTCTATGAGAACGCTGGTTTCTAGGGCAACCAAAAATACATTTTCAGAGACAGCCAGCAACATAATCGTCAATGATTGTCTCTTGCTATTGAAGATAAATAATAACTCAACTGAATGCGAGTAGGGGAAAAAAAACATTGAGATATTTTAATAATTGAATGTAGGGATAGCCTTGGCATGGGGAATAATTAGGCTTGGTTGTTAGTTATGTAGAATAGTTGAGGTCAGGAAAGGTTTTCAATCGAGCTAATGATTGTCTTCAATTGGCTAGACCTAGCTAGATAACGTTAGATAGATAGCTAAACGGATTATACTATTAAATAATGTAAGTACGCTATAGTTGGAAGTATAGATTGCTTTGATTCTTATAATTTAACATACAGTGTGGCTAGATGAACTACTTCAACTAATTGGATATCTTTCTGCTATATTACAGAAACTGGTGCAGGCTCATCTTTTGCATGGGAGACATGTCTCTGAGTCTGAGACACCACACCAGAGGCATAGTGCAGCAGGGCGATGCTAACTATGAAGTTGGAGCAGGGGATGTAGACTCAAGCTGCTCCTCAGGCCAGTCCACCCCCTCCAGGTCAAGCAGGGGATACAGCAGTACGACAGGCAGCAGGGTAGACTCTCAGG
Proteins encoded:
- the sh3bgr gene encoding SH3 domain-binding glutamic acid-rich protein isoform X27, encoding MVIKVFLASSSGSTAIKKKQQDVLGFLEALKVDYAPLDIACNEDNRMWMRENVPVEKKPTNGIPLPPQIFNEESYCGDYETFFDAKEDNAVYAFLGLPPPPGSKEAKEAYLLENGPVENGTIVNGTDDAEDEENLEAEEENIDDDTLKREVPMEECNGDEHTEEVEAEVGGETGEEAAEEKVAEEKEAVEDTEESLENTKAPVKEEEAQEEAEDEEAKGEDDQPVSEEEEAPEEEEDE
- the sh3bgr gene encoding SH3 domain-binding glutamic acid-rich protein isoform X28; its protein translation is MVIKVFLASSSGSTAIKKKQQDVLGFLEALKVDYAPLDIACNEDNRMWMRENVPVEKKPTNGIPLPPQIFNEESYCGDYETFFDAKEDNAVYAFLGLPPPPGSKEAKEAYLLENGPVENGTIVNGTDDAEDEENLEAEEENIDDDTLKREVPMEECNGDEHTEEVEAEVGGETGEEAAEEKVAEEKEAVEDTEESLENTKAPVKEEEAQEEAEDEEAKGEDDQPVSEQEEEDE
- the sh3bgr gene encoding SH3 domain-binding glutamic acid-rich protein isoform X25 produces the protein MVIKVFLASSSGSTAIKKKQQDVLGFLEALKVDYAPLDIACNEDNRMWMRENVPVEKKPTNGIPLPPQIFNEESYCGDYETFFDAKEDNAVYAFLGLPPPPGSKEAKEAYLLENGPVENGTIVNGTDDAEDEENLEAEEENIDDDTLKREVPMEECNGDEHTEEVEAEVGGETGEEAAEEKVAEEKEAVEDTEESLENTKAPVKEEEAQEEAEDEEAKGEDDQPVSEEEEAPEQEEEDE
- the sh3bgr gene encoding SH3 domain-binding glutamic acid-rich protein isoform X13 — translated: MVIKVFLASSSGSTAIKKKQQDVLGFLEALKVDYAPLDIACNEDNRMWMRENVPVEKKPTNGIPLPPQIFNEESYCGDYETFFDAKEDNAVYAFLGLPPPPGSKEAKEAYLLENGPVENGTIVNGTDDAEDEENLEAEEENIDDDTLKREVPMEECNGDEHTEEVEAEVGGETGEEAAEEKVAEEKEAVEDTEESLENTKAPVKEEEAQEEAEDEEAKGEDDQPVSEEEEAPEEEEEEVTEEAEEEEDE
- the sh3bgr gene encoding SH3 domain-binding glutamic acid-rich protein isoform X10, which encodes MVIKVFLASSSGSTAIKKKQQDVLGFLEALKVDYAPLDIACNEDNRMWMRENVPVEKKPTNGIPLPPQIFNEESYCGDYETFFDAKEDNAVYAFLGLPPPPGSKEAKEAYLLENGPVENGTIVNGTDDAEDEENLEAEEENIDDDTLKREVPMEECNGDEHTEEVEAEVGGETGEEAAEEKVAEEKEAVEDTEESLENTKAPVKEEEAQEEAEDEEAKGEDDQPVSEEEEAPEEEEEEVTEEAEQEEEDE
- the sh3bgr gene encoding SH3 domain-binding glutamic acid-rich protein isoform X12 — translated: MVIKVFLASSSGSTAIKKKQQDVLGFLEALKVDYAPLDIACNEDNRMWMRENVPVEKKPTNGIPLPPQIFNEESYCGDYETFFDAKEDNAVYAFLGLPPPPGSKEAKEAYLLENGPVENGTIVNGTDDAEDEENLEAEEENIDDDTLKREVPMEECNGDEHTEEVEAEVGGETGEEAAEEKVAEEKEAVEDTEESLENTKAPVKEEEAQEEAEDEEAKGEDDQPVSEEEEAPEVRGGRRRSDRGSRGRRG
- the sh3bgr gene encoding SH3 domain-binding glutamic acid-rich protein isoform X30, with translation MVIKVFLASSSGSTAIKKKQQDVLGFLEALKVDYAPLDIACNEDNRMWMRENVPVEKKPTNGIPLPPQIFNEESYCGDYETFFDAKEDNAVYAFLGLPPPPGSKEAKEAYLLENGPVENGTIVNGTDDAEDEENLEAEEENIDDDTLKREVPMEECNGDEHTEEVEAEVGGETGEEAAEEKVAEEKEAVEDTEESLENTKAPVKEEEAQEEAEDEEAKGEDDQPVSEEEEDE
- the sh3bgr gene encoding SH3 domain-binding glutamic acid-rich protein isoform X24; this translates as MVIKVFLASSSGSTAIKKKQQDVLGFLEALKVDYAPLDIACNEDNRMWMRENVPVEKKPTNGIPLPPQIFNEESYCGDYETFFDAKEDNAVYAFLGLPPPPGSKEAKEAYLLENGPVENGTIVNGTDDAEDEENLEAEEENIDDDTLKREVPMEECNGDEHTEEVEAEVGGETGEEAAEEKVAEEKEAVEDTEESLENTKAPVKEEEAQEEAEDEEAKEEEAPEEEEEEVTEEAEEEEDE